tttatgcagatcccaaatacagatcagcaggtaccagaaggtaagaaaagttgcttttgcataatattgcgaaacaaaacaccagataatatgtcttaccttatacacacactataataacaCTCGTATGTTGAAGTACATTAAgccgtgcggcttcatagcttaccaaagtcgtactaaaacattttgatagatttttgagtgccgtgtgtaatgttctatattttcaatggaacatataaaatattgatgttgtttacctgagtcttattgcagtctacacaaatctctaatgtttgactgccatctactggtcagacttattatcacaccatgtaccaaataaaattgcttcgaggtcggtaaggaaaaccagaattattccgtacatttggcgcaccgggttataaagcgcactgtcgagttttaagaaaCCTTTTTAAGCgcgcttaccaaagttgtactaaaacattttaatagactTTTGAGTGCcgggtgtaatgttctatattttcaatgggacatatacaatattggtgttgtttatttgagTCATTTTGCCATCACATTACTAATCATTTACCCCGATTTAAAACTTATTCAGGTGAtaccatatagtggtcaattttacggaatatgtactgtactgtgcaatctactaataagagtttaaatcaatcaaaacagtgcagtctacacgtatctcttatgtttgactgccatctactggtcacacttacatcatgtaccaaataaaattgcttagaGGTCAGCAagtaaaaccagaattattccgtatatttggtgcaccgggttataaagcacactgtcgaCTTTTGAGGCATTTTTATAAGttcgcttaccaaagtcgtactaaaacattttaatagatttttgatcggcgtgtgtaatgttctatattttcaatggaacataaaaaatgttggggtcgtttacttgagtcatattgccatcacagtgtggtctacacgtatctcttatgtttgactgccatctactggtcacactcacatcatgtatcaaataaaattgcatcgaggttggtaagcaaaaccaaaattattccgtacatttggtgcaccgggttataaggcgcactgccgagttTTGAGAACATTTTTTAAGTGGCTTaacaaagttgtactaaaacatgttgatagatttttgagcaccgtgtattgttctatattttcaatagaacatataaaatgtcgATGTTTATTTGAGTGATTTTGCCATCAcattaccattaattgattaacatggaacccgacttaaacaagttgaaaaacgtatttaggTGTTAAcatatagtggtcaattgtacggaatatgtactatactgtgcaatctactaataaaagattcaatcaattaaaacagtgcagtctacacgtatctcttatgtttgactgcctactactggtcacacttacagcatgtaccaaataaaattgcttcgaggtcggtaagcaaaaccagaattattccgtacatttggcgcattgggttataaggcacactctAGACTTTTGAGGCATTTTTATAAGtgcgcttaccaaagtcatactaaaacactTTAAAAGATTTTTGAGCGTcgggtgtaatgttctatattttcaatggaacatataaaatgttggtgttgtttacttgagtcatattgccattatGCTACgtgtcttatgtttgactgccatctactggtcacacttacatcctgtaccagataaaactgctttGAGGTCggcaagcaaaaccagaattattgcgTACATTAGGCGCTATAAGGTGCCTGTCGTGTTTTGAGATAAAACATTTCAAGTGCACCTTACAgtcaggaaaatacggtaaacatatggacaatatatatgtactgtatgtatataccgtatttccttgaattgccgccggggcgcaaattaatttaaaaccccttttcagtcctgcgcttaccaaaggcatgcggtaaaagtaagcatgcgctaattattttaaaacctcttctcactccggcacttaccaaaggtatgcagtaaaaatttgagtgggatgtaagcttggaccttaaatcctactgaatagctcttaatcttcttccctttatgtgatttcaaattaccggtattgaaatcagcctcctcccttttgaaaatgatgacaggggaagtgtcactcgtgacatcacgagtttgaccaggcggtaatactaagcatgcgctaattattttgggaagcgagtttgacccggcagtaattcaaggcaggcgcatactatatgccctgcagcaattcaaggaaataccgtgtgtatatatatgtatatatatatgtatatatatatatatatatatatatatatatatatatatatatatatatatatatatatatacggaaatacggtatataccgtgtgtatatatatacatatatatatatatatatatatatatataccgtatttccttgaattgccgccggggcgctaattaatttaaaacctcttctcactcctgcacttaccaaagacatgcggtaaaagtaagcatgcgctaattattttaaaacctcttctcactccggcacttaccaaaggcaagcgagtttgacccggcagtaattcaaggcaggcacatactatatgccctgcggcaattaaaggaaatacggtatatatatatatatatatatattttcaaatattttatttttattttattttatcttattatattttttttggggggggggcaacCTTCGATTTGTGTTGTATTGTTAACTGTTAACTGTGTGGAAATGAACActtcaataaacaaatgtttctgGGACTCAATGTTTATGAATGAGTTTGGAGGCCCCGCCTCCACCACTGACCAGCCCTCTCCTCTcaaccccaccccaccccaccacCACCCCACCTCCCTCGGATGCTGCCGGTAGCCCTGCCCAGAATAAAATGCTGGGTTGGGTCGGACGGTGCTCCCACTGAGGAGGACAGTGCCTGGCTGGCTGCACACGAAGCCAGGAGAGCGTGAGGCCGTCGGCTTGCTGCTTCACTGCCCCGTGCGAGCGAGCTGACATACACACTCGCCCGCGCCGCCGCTcactctgacacacacacacacacacgcacgcacacacacacacagctgtctGCCTCCCGCTCCCTCTCTTGgtaacacacactaacacacacgcacacacagtcaGTCAGTCATCAACCCTCATTCAACTCCCTCCCAGCCACGGGTCAGCAGCTCAGACAGGCACCTTGTTCCTCTCCATCTGGAAAGAGCCGAGCATCgcaaggtgcacacacacacacacacacacacacacacttacacacacatgcatgcacacacacttacacacattttCACCCATATATAAACACCAACACACAAGCATCATCCTTCAACCAGCCGGACTTTTCTCTTTGGAACGGGAAGGCGGACTTTATTCCGAGGAGCAACTTTTAACAATGTGAAAAAAGCCAGGAGATGACATCTGGAGGAACTTTGACAAGCTTGTTGCAGTAGgacgcaaaaaaacaaaaaaaacaacaacaaaccatCGCCGCGCCATCCATCCTTCTGCTGGAACGTCTCCCccatcatcagcatgcctacagCTTGCACAACAGGGTGCACCTGGGGAGTGTGACCCACCATGTGCAGATGGACGCCATCCCGAGCTCACCTCCATCCTCCTGAAGACGCTTGCAGGCGACGACGacctccgccgccgccgccgccgaacGCGGCCTCCTTCTGCCTGACATGCATGGCCGTACTCCTGGCGGCTGCAGGCGTAGCCTCCGGGGCCTGCCCCCCCAGGTTGGGCCACCAACCCCTCCAGGTGGTGGCGGGCGGCGTGAACTGCTCGTGGACTTTGGAGAGGCACACCCGCAGTTACAACCACCTCGAGGGCGACGTGAGGCTGCGGCGGCTTTACTCGGCCAACAAGTTCTTCCTGTGCATTGACAAAACGGGCAAGGTGGACGGCACGCGGCGGAAAAACTACGCAGACAGTAAGTGACGTTTTATTGTTATGGTTGGACTTTCTTATCTGCTTATCTTTTATGGCTATGGCCAAGGGATATCCTGCAGCTCCCTGTGTTGTGTTTAGAGCACCAGACATGCGTTGCTAGGTAAGTCGCCCCCCCGGTGCGGGTTTGGACTCCTCATGGGACggacgacttttttttttttttcttcttcttctcgttGTGCGCCGAAAACAAAAGCAGACACCGGGGATTCACTCGTCCGAGCTGTGAAGAAAGTGCATCCATTGTGAGTAGCAGGTGGACTGTTATTTGTGGGTTGTCTGCCTTCCACGGGGATGCTGAGGCGAGCATCCTTTAATGATGCTGTTGTTTCAATAGAGACTCtgcatatattttggtacttttcggtacatctctaaataaaagggaccacaaaaatgtttattattggcgttattttaacaaagaatcttacggtacattaaatatgtttcctattgcaagtttgtccttgaaggcctacagaaacccactacaaccgaccacgcagtctgatagtttatatatcaatgatgaaatattaacattgcaacatatgccaatacggcctttttagtttactaaattgcaattttaaatttcccgcgaagtgtcctgttgaaaacgtcgcagaatactgacgtgtacgcgtgacgtcacggactgttaggaaatatgagcgctgcgcacacacacagctaaaagtcgtctgctttaacagcataattacacagtattttggacatctgtgttgctgaatcatttgcaatttgtttaattgataatggagaagtcaaagtagaaagatggcgttgggaagctttagcctttagccacacaaacacacggtgattccttgtttgaaattcccggaggtgaagctttactatggatcagagtggtcaagcgaacatggatcccgaccaaatgtcaaccagcagttttcggtgagaaaattgtggtaaaaagttgccacttaccggagatcagctgagcttgtgctgtccgtactgctgccgtcgacttccatcagacactggcgtcaacacacccgtggatacacccttccgactatcaggtactgtactgtcactaaaacactagatacacaatagaaagataagggatttcccagaattatcctagtaaatgtgtccaaaaacatctgaatccatcccaatgcaattgcgttttttttttttttttctagtccgtcgctatcaatatccccaacacgaatcttttatcctcgcccaaattaatggggaaattgttgttttctcggtccgaatagctctttttgttggaggctcccattaaaaacaatgtgaggatgtgaggagccatcaacgggtgacgtcatcgtctgggacttccggtaaaggcagggcttttctgttagcgaccaaaagttgcaaactttatcatggatgttctctactaaatcctttcagcaaaaatatggcaatatcgcgaaatgatcaagtatgacacatagaatggacctggcatccccgtttaaataaaaaaatctcatttcagtaggcctttaaaagcaagttgtttcaatAGAGACACTGCATAGTCGTGTTGTCCCGatatcatatattttggtacttttcggtacatttctaaataaaagggaccacaaaaattgttattattggctctattttaacaaaaatcttacggtaaattaaatatatgattctTATTTTaagtttgtccttcaataaaatagtgaacatacttatTATTAAGTAAgcgaacaaaggctcctaatttagtctgctgacacatGCCgctttttccattctattatgcTGTCAAAAATACTAAggagtgactaggatggaagcggggatcgaaccaggatccctcaaattgctggcacggccgctctaccaaccgatatATACCGCCCCATCATatcaatatgttggtaccggtactaaaatgatttctatacttttcggtatttttcgatacttttctcaataaaagggaccacaacattgttttattattggctttattttaaaaaaaatcttacggtaaattgaatatatgtttcttattccaagtttgtccttaaataaaatagtgaacatacttatTATTaattaagcaaacaaaggctcttaatttagtctgctgacatatgccgctttttccattctattatgttGTCAAAAATATTAAGGAGTAACTAGGATGGaagcagggattgaaccaggaaccctcaagttgctggcacggccgctctaccaaccgatatATACCGTCCCAACATATCAATATATTGGTACCCGTACCAAAATGATTTCTATACCTTTCAGTATTTttcgttacttttctaaataaaagggacaacacatttttttattattggctttattttaacaaaaatcttacgataaattaaatatatgtttcttattgcaagtttgtccttcaataaaatagtgaacatacttattattaacaaaggctcctaatttagtctgatGACAGATGCCgctttttccattctattatgttggtaccggtaccaaaaggaTTTCTATACTTTTCGgtattttcgatacttttctaaataaaaggggaccacataaaattacattattggctttattttaacaaaaaatcttatggtacattaaacatatgtttcttatagcatgtttgtccttaaataaaatagtgaacataattattatttatgaaagaaaacaaaggttcctaatttagtctgctgacatatgtcgCATTTTCCATTCCATTACTTTGTCACAAATATtaagaacaagcggtagaaaataaattattaatctacttgttcatttactgttaaaatctgcttactttctcttttaacatattctatctatacttctgttaaaatgtaataatccgttattcttctgttgtttgatactttacattagtttggatgataccacacattttggtatcaatccgataccaagtcgttacaggatcatacattggtcatatttaaagtcatcatgtgtccacGGACACATttcatgagtttataaacatactataaacaaaaaaacaaaacaaaataaaattttatgatgccaaaaaatattgacgtaatcatagtagtatcgattgGATACACtcctgcacttggtatcattacagtagatgttaggtgtatatccaccaatggcgtttgtttagatTTTGTTTGTTTAGTGacacatgtttagctattccttgtcctgcagtgatgatacttgtaagaaacgtactttatttgtcgccacggaggtgaggattagtgatttagctaaaacactgccgactgcggatggactttagccgcttgctagctagccatgtcttaaagcacctcttcctgagggcgtttcaatgttataacttcacctttatcgttagtttttaggccaaaatgcgtccgttctcccttttctgtctacacaatgtgtctgcttgtaggtactccgtgattgtgtgctgccgaacatgctcctctgctcgtaaaccagcaatgacataaAGTGACAACGAGGGGGGCGCCGATGGTGGTGGAC
This genomic window from Nerophis ophidion isolate RoL-2023_Sa linkage group LG26, RoL_Noph_v1.0, whole genome shotgun sequence contains:
- the fgf22 gene encoding fibroblast growth factor 22 encodes the protein MCRWTPSRAHLHPPEDACRRRRPPPPPPPNAASFCLTCMAVLLAAAGVASGACPPRLGHQPLQVVAGGVNCSWTLERHTRSYNHLEGDVRLRRLYSANKFFLCIDKTGKVDGTRRKNYADSLMEIRSVSVGVVAIKSVSTGLYLAMSKKGTLFGSIKYNPSCKFKERIEENGYNTYASLRWKHGGRQMFVSLNGRGKPRRGHKARRRHPSTHFLPMLPS